Proteins from a single region of Psychrobacter cryohalolentis K5:
- a CDS encoding MFS transporter, whose product MNSVEKRAILGVGGIFALRMIGLFMIVPVFSVYGDNYAHATPFLIGLAVGIYGLGQAIFQIPMSLAADKFPRKPIIFLGLVLFAIGGIIAANATDIYEVIIGRALAGSGAVSAVLMALLADVTREEMRTKAMATMGLTIATSIMLAFAFGPLLVGSLGISGLFWLTAGFAVLAMLLLLFVPTPLRVLKHNLDNKSIGQQLATVLKIGDLNRLHIGIFALHLTMTAIFVILPHQLNDVLGLSVRQQGLVYLPLLFIGFAVAIPFIIIAEKKRKMRQVFLAAIALMTVALALLALGGQVGVGIILGLLLYFMGFNLLEATIPSWISKRAPVANKATAMGLNSSSQFFGAFVGGAMGGLLLSQPNLLAWGILAIIMAASLLLIIPIADPPYLSSTTVTIPKNIDIQDWSRQMLAVDGVDELVVMAKEQVAYLKLDKTQLTDTSRQELSHLAQSPLDI is encoded by the coding sequence ATGAATAGCGTAGAAAAACGGGCAATCCTCGGGGTCGGTGGCATCTTTGCCTTGCGGATGATTGGTTTGTTTATGATTGTGCCAGTATTTTCTGTGTATGGTGATAATTATGCGCATGCGACGCCGTTTCTGATTGGTTTGGCAGTCGGTATTTATGGGCTAGGACAGGCAATATTTCAGATTCCAATGAGCCTTGCCGCGGATAAGTTCCCGCGTAAGCCGATTATATTTTTAGGTCTTGTCTTGTTTGCCATCGGCGGTATTATTGCTGCCAATGCCACAGATATTTACGAGGTCATTATTGGTCGAGCACTGGCAGGTAGTGGCGCGGTCTCTGCGGTATTGATGGCGTTACTTGCCGATGTAACTCGTGAGGAGATGCGCACCAAAGCGATGGCGACGATGGGTTTGACGATTGCGACCTCTATCATGCTTGCTTTTGCCTTTGGGCCTCTATTAGTAGGCTCGCTTGGCATCTCAGGATTGTTTTGGTTGACTGCAGGCTTTGCAGTTTTGGCGATGTTATTGTTACTGTTCGTCCCGACACCGCTACGGGTACTTAAGCACAATTTAGACAATAAATCGATTGGTCAGCAGTTGGCAACAGTTCTAAAAATTGGTGATCTAAATCGCTTGCACATTGGCATATTTGCTCTGCATCTGACCATGACCGCTATCTTTGTTATTTTACCGCATCAGCTTAATGACGTACTAGGATTGTCGGTACGTCAGCAAGGCTTGGTCTATTTGCCTTTATTGTTCATCGGTTTTGCCGTCGCGATACCTTTTATTATCATCGCCGAAAAGAAACGCAAAATGCGCCAAGTATTTTTGGCTGCGATTGCACTGATGACGGTTGCCTTAGCATTATTAGCGCTCGGTGGTCAGGTTGGCGTCGGTATTATATTAGGCTTATTGCTCTACTTTATGGGCTTTAATCTACTTGAAGCAACGATTCCTTCATGGATATCTAAGCGCGCACCAGTCGCCAATAAAGCCACTGCGATGGGGTTAAATTCATCCAGTCAGTTCTTTGGTGCTTTCGTTGGTGGCGCAATGGGCGGGTTGTTATTAAGTCAGCCTAATTTGTTGGCATGGGGCATATTGGCAATTATAATGGCAGCCTCTTTATTGCTGATTATTCCTATTGCTGATCCACCATATTTGTCAAGTACGACTGTGACGATACCAAAGAATATTGATATTCAGGACTGGTCACGGCAAATGCTGGCAGTAGATGGTGTTGATGAGCTGGTGGTCATGGCAAAAGAACAGGTTGCTTATTTAAAATTGGACAAGACGCAGCTCACAGATACTTCGCGACAGGAGCTGTCGCATTTGGCGCAAAGCCCTCTAGATATTTAA
- the gspD gene encoding type II secretion system secretin GspD, which translates to MVSSHNFSVTPLHHILQRLMRLCRPLCLAIPLWAASTGLVSAESWKVNLQDADIKAFINEVATITNQNFVLDPRINGNVTVISNKPLSRDEIYQLFLSVMQVNGIAAIDSGTTIKLVPDNVAKQTGVAVDLRGESVGETLATRVIYLTNTQAAEVLGVIRPLMPPSAHAAAVPGVNALVLSDRADSLNQLTALIRDLDSNVNDSLQVIPLRHVDAERMMELISALVASAGSGQATGNNQLKVIADTASDRLLVKGSPEMIAKVQEMVNQLDTTPSRRLSGLRVFRLKYASAGHIAEMLRGLLASQSINSSGGSSTLESASLNDAAATGSSLTGGANSKVGSNSIGGTAATPLPNNSSAGTSIGIGGRPFSIIADETQNAVIVNAAPELMFEIEDAVNQLDSRRSQVLIQAAIVEVSGDDATQLGVQWALGNANSGYGVVNFNNVGASAVSLAAAALSGGTGISAAAGSIAGALLGIGSSSKDSKGNAQFYGAILQALDSSTSANLLSMPSILTLDNEKASILVGQNVPFVTGSYTTGSDSSTNPFQTIDRQDIGINLNVIPHIGANGTVRLEVSQEVSSVVPGSAGNASGLITNKSLINTTILADDQQTIALGGLMRDNSTTRQQKVPGLGNVPLIGRLFRSDNDNSQKSNLIIFLQPTILRDGGAVASVTERKYNQMRVLQLVIDKNGTIKQLPLSGTEGWNGDIIADYELMPLNPLIPKRDQKPKTTSKGFTRVDSPSTGITTYPLNR; encoded by the coding sequence ATGGTCAGTTCTCATAATTTTTCAGTCACACCTTTGCATCATATTTTGCAGCGTTTGATGCGATTGTGCCGTCCTCTTTGCTTGGCCATACCACTATGGGCGGCTAGTACTGGGCTGGTGAGTGCTGAAAGCTGGAAAGTCAATTTGCAAGATGCTGATATCAAAGCCTTTATCAATGAAGTGGCGACGATTACCAATCAAAACTTCGTCCTTGATCCGCGCATCAACGGTAATGTGACTGTGATCTCCAACAAGCCTTTGTCGCGTGATGAGATTTATCAGCTGTTTTTGAGCGTGATGCAAGTCAACGGTATCGCTGCTATCGATTCAGGTACAACGATTAAACTGGTGCCAGATAACGTCGCCAAACAAACCGGTGTTGCTGTTGATTTACGTGGTGAGAGCGTCGGTGAAACCTTGGCAACGCGGGTGATTTATCTGACGAATACTCAAGCAGCAGAAGTCTTGGGCGTTATCCGTCCGCTCATGCCACCGTCTGCACATGCCGCTGCTGTGCCTGGAGTCAATGCCTTAGTGCTGTCCGATCGTGCTGATAGCCTAAATCAGCTGACAGCGCTTATCCGTGATTTAGACAGTAATGTGAATGACAGCTTACAAGTCATACCACTACGTCATGTCGATGCCGAACGTATGATGGAGTTGATTAGCGCACTGGTGGCGAGTGCTGGTAGCGGCCAGGCAACTGGCAACAATCAGCTAAAGGTTATCGCCGACACGGCGAGCGACAGACTGTTGGTTAAAGGCAGTCCTGAGATGATTGCCAAGGTTCAAGAGATGGTCAATCAATTGGACACAACGCCATCAAGGCGCTTAAGTGGTCTGCGTGTTTTCCGCCTAAAATATGCCAGTGCCGGTCATATTGCTGAGATGCTGCGCGGTCTCCTTGCCAGCCAATCAATCAATAGCTCTGGTGGTTCTTCAACATTAGAGTCAGCATCATTGAATGATGCCGCTGCTACAGGGTCGTCGCTAACTGGTGGTGCTAATAGTAAGGTAGGTAGCAATAGTATCGGTGGTACTGCTGCTACGCCTTTACCGAATAATAGTTCCGCGGGTACAAGTATCGGTATCGGTGGTCGACCTTTTAGTATTATCGCTGATGAAACTCAAAACGCCGTCATTGTTAATGCAGCACCTGAGCTGATGTTTGAGATCGAAGACGCTGTCAATCAGTTAGACAGCCGCCGCTCGCAAGTATTGATTCAAGCAGCTATTGTTGAAGTGTCGGGCGATGATGCAACGCAGCTTGGGGTTCAGTGGGCGCTAGGTAATGCCAATAGCGGTTATGGCGTGGTGAACTTCAATAATGTGGGCGCAAGTGCAGTTTCACTTGCCGCTGCTGCTTTGTCAGGTGGTACAGGGATAAGCGCAGCAGCAGGCTCCATTGCTGGTGCTTTGTTAGGTATTGGCAGTAGTAGTAAAGACAGCAAAGGCAATGCGCAGTTCTATGGTGCTATCTTGCAAGCGCTTGATTCTTCTACCAGCGCCAATCTGCTATCTATGCCATCGATTTTGACCTTGGACAATGAAAAAGCCAGTATCTTAGTGGGTCAGAACGTGCCGTTTGTGACAGGCTCCTACACGACGGGTAGTGACTCTTCGACGAACCCCTTTCAAACGATTGATCGCCAAGATATTGGTATCAATCTAAACGTCATCCCGCATATTGGTGCAAACGGCACCGTACGTTTAGAGGTATCACAGGAAGTCTCTTCAGTCGTACCGGGTAGTGCTGGGAATGCTAGCGGTCTTATCACCAATAAAAGCCTGATCAATACCACCATTTTGGCAGACGATCAGCAGACCATTGCCTTAGGTGGCTTGATGCGCGACAACTCCACTACGCGCCAACAAAAAGTGCCAGGTTTGGGTAATGTACCCCTTATCGGTCGACTGTTCCGTTCGGACAATGACAATAGCCAAAAAAGCAATTTAATCATATTTTTACAGCCGACTATCCTCCGTGATGGCGGTGCAGTAGCAAGCGTGACAGAGCGTAAATACAATCAGATGCGCGTTCTTCAGCTGGTTATCGATAAAAACGGTACGATTAAACAGCTGCCATTAAGCGGTACCGAAGGTTGGAATGGTGATATTATTGCTGATTATGAGCTTATGCCACTCAATCCTTTGATTCCTAAACGGGATCAAAAGCCAAAAACAACTTCCAAAGGTTTTACTCGTGTTGATAGTCCAAGCACAGGTATCACAACTTATCCCTTAAATCGTTAA
- the gspN gene encoding type II secretion system protein N: MPQVSASSHKRPRKLWWLIGLVLFALFAVLQMPAAWLLEKYAPETPYIQHVSGNVWQGAAIWQIPLSATPLIGAAEWSWQPWHLLLGKFGAKIDILSEQTRLNGQVKIGANSWEVKDMSGKIAPETLTRVVDWQLPNTQIQVNNISLKRQSGSNDGDSNSDSSKNTSGFRQASGQLTWIGGELGYPSGGKIFYLTIPALRAELSTEQKNNKNLLHINLVNNQDKRLGDLYLDGDNMLDVSLTQRLLESMPEYKGKAPQDTPVVSVRQPLLNGLGTR, encoded by the coding sequence GTGCCCCAAGTATCTGCCTCGTCTCATAAGCGTCCCCGTAAGCTGTGGTGGTTGATTGGACTTGTCTTGTTCGCGCTATTTGCTGTTTTGCAAATGCCAGCAGCATGGCTACTTGAAAAATATGCACCAGAGACGCCTTATATACAGCACGTGTCCGGTAATGTATGGCAGGGCGCTGCAATTTGGCAGATACCTCTGTCAGCGACGCCATTGATCGGGGCGGCTGAATGGTCGTGGCAGCCGTGGCATTTATTATTGGGTAAGTTTGGTGCGAAGATTGATATTTTATCAGAGCAAACTCGCCTCAATGGGCAGGTAAAAATAGGCGCAAATTCTTGGGAAGTAAAAGACATGAGCGGTAAAATTGCGCCTGAGACTTTGACTCGGGTTGTCGATTGGCAATTACCAAATACGCAAATTCAGGTCAATAATATCTCGCTCAAACGTCAGTCTGGTTCAAACGATGGTGACTCAAACAGTGACTCTAGCAAAAACACGTCCGGCTTTCGTCAAGCGTCAGGTCAGCTGACATGGATTGGCGGCGAGCTTGGTTATCCTAGCGGTGGCAAAATATTTTATCTCACCATACCGGCGCTGCGTGCTGAGCTGAGTACCGAGCAAAAAAATAACAAAAATCTGCTGCATATCAATCTTGTCAACAATCAAGACAAGCGTTTAGGCGACTTGTATCTTGATGGCGATAATATGTTGGATGTCAGCTTGACCCAGCGTCTGCTCGAGAGTATGCCTGAATACAAGGGAAAAGCGCCGCAGGATACGCCTGTGGTTAGTGTGCGTCAACCACTGTTAAATGGGCTAGGGACACGCTAG
- a CDS encoding TatD family hydrolase → MTGIDTSAINNKVRTKIFPLIDTHTHFDAPVFDKDRGEQAQFAYDKGVRHLVLVGYLHRYFARLYENQQQINDLCQLDKKNCLNQRNRFPKVHIALGLHPFYIEQHTEAHLEEMAQMLNEQRPLAIGEIGLDTFTDAMKQPETFAKQQRFFIAQLDMAAAHQLPVMLHIRKAHAEALALLKAHNYDAHKLGGIAHSFSGGVQEAKAFAKLGFKLGVTGQITNPNAKKLRLAIQAAVESYGIDCLVIETDCPDMMPILGQTLDNNLEDASSNNASVLGRDKNSEWGDTSMHSRNVPANLLYVLHSLSELLNVPAAILAQQLWLNSCNALQTKWSYTL, encoded by the coding sequence ATGACGGGGATTGATACATCAGCTATCAATAATAAAGTAAGAACGAAGATTTTTCCTTTAATTGATACTCATACGCATTTTGATGCTCCTGTGTTTGATAAGGATAGAGGTGAGCAGGCGCAATTTGCCTATGATAAAGGTGTGCGCCATTTAGTTTTGGTTGGCTACTTGCACCGATATTTTGCACGGCTTTATGAGAATCAGCAGCAGATAAATGATCTTTGTCAGTTGGATAAAAAAAATTGTTTGAACCAAAGAAACCGTTTTCCTAAAGTACATATTGCGCTAGGTTTACATCCTTTTTATATTGAGCAGCATACAGAAGCCCATTTGGAAGAAATGGCGCAAATGCTAAATGAACAGCGTCCATTGGCCATTGGTGAAATAGGTTTAGATACTTTTACCGATGCCATGAAGCAGCCTGAAACGTTTGCCAAACAACAGCGGTTTTTTATTGCGCAGTTAGATATGGCAGCGGCACATCAGCTACCTGTTATGCTGCATATTCGTAAAGCACATGCCGAAGCACTGGCTTTACTAAAAGCGCATAATTATGACGCGCATAAGCTTGGCGGCATTGCCCATAGTTTTAGTGGCGGTGTACAAGAAGCCAAAGCCTTTGCGAAATTAGGGTTTAAGCTTGGCGTGACTGGGCAAATAACCAATCCCAATGCGAAAAAACTGCGCCTTGCCATTCAAGCTGCGGTTGAGAGTTATGGTATTGACTGTTTGGTTATCGAGACAGATTGCCCCGATATGATGCCTATCCTAGGCCAGACGCTAGATAATAATTTAGAAGATGCGTCATCTAATAACGCGTCTGTGCTTGGACGAGATAAAAATAGCGAATGGGGTGATACATCTATGCATAGTAGGAATGTTCCTGCAAATTTGCTTTATGTATTACATAGCTTGAGCGAATTACTAAATGTTCCTGCGGCTATTCTCGCTCAGCAATTGTGGCTCAACAGTTGTAATGCTTTGCAAACTAAGTGGTCTTATACGCTTTGA
- a CDS encoding type II secretion system protein N — translation MMTLPTSLKPVLNIFNRFAVWLLLLAITWLSWTAARLLWLLLAPPLAPALPLVPLQDNALSAPDYSSLFAIFADPDPIAALVQPPPNIVLKGVLLAIPESLSSALLEVNGEVKNYRIGDTLKDSDYTLVAVAWNEIIIADTIDKETVIRMPEAMPLDQSAMIAGGVSNQRLQDGNMLPNAPVPDLSNTGNQPAAEAPSDSAPKSAIDEAVTELQENPASYLSRMGVMAGGDNYQVTAAMPANIRNRLGLESGDRVLKVNGQSVGSNPAQDARVLQQVKQSGEAQIEVQRGDQVITIRQQF, via the coding sequence ATGATGACGCTCCCTACCAGCTTAAAACCTGTGCTAAATATTTTTAACCGCTTTGCCGTTTGGCTGCTATTATTGGCAATCACTTGGTTAAGCTGGACGGCAGCGCGACTCTTATGGCTACTGCTTGCGCCACCGTTAGCGCCTGCATTACCACTGGTACCTTTACAGGATAACGCCTTATCCGCTCCAGATTATAGTAGTCTATTTGCTATTTTTGCCGACCCTGATCCTATCGCTGCTTTAGTGCAGCCGCCGCCTAATATTGTGCTAAAGGGTGTATTGCTGGCCATTCCAGAGAGTTTGTCTTCAGCACTTTTAGAGGTCAACGGTGAAGTCAAAAACTACCGAATTGGTGACACCTTAAAAGACAGCGATTACACGTTGGTTGCGGTTGCTTGGAACGAGATTATTATCGCTGATACTATTGACAAGGAAACGGTGATTCGTATGCCAGAAGCCATGCCACTTGATCAAAGTGCGATGATCGCAGGCGGGGTCAGTAATCAGCGCTTGCAAGATGGCAATATGCTACCTAATGCGCCTGTGCCTGACCTAAGCAATACTGGTAATCAACCGGCTGCCGAAGCACCTAGCGACAGCGCGCCTAAATCTGCAATTGACGAAGCAGTGACTGAATTACAAGAAAACCCTGCCAGTTATTTAAGTAGAATGGGTGTAATGGCAGGAGGCGATAACTATCAAGTCACAGCAGCGATGCCTGCTAATATACGCAATCGCTTGGGACTTGAATCTGGTGATCGAGTACTGAAAGTCAACGGGCAAAGCGTCGGTAGTAATCCTGCTCAGGATGCTCGCGTATTACAACAAGTGAAGCAATCAGGGGAAGCACAGATAGAAGTACAACGTGGCGATCAAGTCATTACGATTCGGCAGCAGTTTTAG
- the uvrA gene encoding excinuclease ABC subunit UvrA, whose product MAHEYIKVRGARTHNLKNIDLDIPRDKFVVITGLSGSGKSSLAFDTLYAEGQRRYVESLSAYARQFLSQMEKPDVDSIEGLSPAIAIEQKSTNHNPRSTVGTITEIYDYLRLLYARIGTPFCPEHGEPMVAQSVTEMVDQVMALPDDTKIMILAPVIRERKGEHTVLLEQLIGQGFVRVRVDGDVYDTDELPTLDKKKKHTIEVVVDRFKVRDDLGNRVAESLETALRLGQGLVTLHFMDGNPKEGGDANQVMSAKHSCPVCDRAVSELEPRMFSFNNPYGACPSCDGLGKRQYFSAEKLITHHEKSLNQGAINGWDKRHAYYFGLLSTVCNHFKIDMDAPWQDLPKEQQDLIMQGSGKEKLTFNFTDERGRKTNKTVPFEGVLPYLERRYAKTQSNLVRDELAKYLADTTCNVCDGARLNEISRNVRVDDQTIAQIVKLSIGDAAEYYKTIKIGGHKGEVAEKIFKEINERLNFLVSVGLDYLSLARSAETLSGGEAQRIRLASQIGAGLMGVMYVLDEPSIGLHQRDNDRLLKTLTRLRDLGNTVLVVEHDEDAIRQADHVIDIGVGAGIHGGHIIAQGTVDDIMANKESLTGQYMSGKKRIEIPSIRHKAKTIDMEVKGKAKPKQVPMTIELKGASGNNLHDVDLTLPIGIMTCITGVSGSGKSTLINRTLMPLAATQLNNASTLIADKHDSISGLEHLDKMVDIDQSPIGRTPRSNPATYTGVFTPVREMFAQTQEARARGYKAGRFSFNVKGGRCEMCQGDGLIKVEMHFLPDMYVPCDTCEGKRYNRETLEIHYKGKTIADVLDMTVEDATEFFSAIPAIYRRLQALMDVGLSYIRLGQSAPTLSGGEAQRVKLARELAKRDTGQTLYILDEPTTGLHFHDIDKLLHILHALRDKGNTIVVIEHNLDVIKTADWVIDLGPEGGKGGGMIIAEGTPEEVAEVEESYTGIFLKPMLEQAMKEVS is encoded by the coding sequence ATGGCACACGAGTATATTAAGGTTCGCGGCGCACGCACTCATAATCTAAAAAATATCGACTTAGACATTCCACGAGATAAATTTGTGGTCATTACGGGTTTATCAGGCTCTGGTAAATCTTCATTGGCATTCGATACCTTGTATGCTGAAGGGCAACGTCGTTATGTCGAGAGCTTGTCAGCATATGCGCGTCAGTTCTTATCTCAAATGGAGAAGCCAGACGTCGATAGTATCGAAGGCTTGTCGCCGGCGATTGCTATTGAGCAAAAATCGACTAACCATAATCCGCGCTCAACCGTCGGTACGATTACCGAAATTTACGACTATCTGCGTCTGCTTTATGCGCGTATTGGTACGCCGTTTTGCCCTGAGCATGGCGAGCCAATGGTCGCGCAGTCGGTCACTGAAATGGTCGATCAAGTCATGGCGCTGCCCGATGATACCAAGATCATGATACTTGCGCCGGTTATTCGTGAGCGTAAAGGTGAGCATACCGTGTTGCTTGAGCAATTAATTGGGCAAGGGTTTGTACGTGTACGCGTCGATGGTGATGTCTACGATACTGATGAGCTACCAACACTCGATAAAAAGAAAAAACATACCATTGAAGTCGTCGTTGACCGCTTTAAAGTTCGTGATGACTTGGGTAACCGCGTCGCTGAAAGTTTGGAGACGGCTCTACGTTTAGGCCAAGGTTTGGTGACGCTACACTTTATGGATGGCAATCCAAAAGAAGGCGGTGATGCTAACCAAGTTATGTCTGCTAAGCACTCTTGCCCTGTTTGTGATCGTGCCGTGTCTGAGCTTGAACCGCGCATGTTTAGTTTTAACAATCCTTATGGTGCTTGCCCAAGCTGTGATGGTCTCGGTAAACGTCAGTATTTCTCTGCCGAAAAACTGATTACTCATCACGAAAAATCGCTCAATCAAGGGGCGATTAATGGTTGGGATAAGCGTCATGCGTATTACTTTGGTCTGCTATCTACCGTTTGTAATCACTTCAAAATCGATATGGACGCACCGTGGCAAGATTTACCAAAAGAACAGCAAGACCTTATTATGCAAGGCTCTGGTAAAGAGAAGCTGACGTTTAACTTTACTGATGAGCGCGGTCGTAAAACCAACAAGACCGTACCATTCGAAGGTGTGCTTCCATACTTAGAGCGCCGTTATGCCAAAACCCAAAGCAATCTCGTCCGTGACGAGCTAGCGAAATACTTGGCTGATACTACTTGTAATGTCTGTGATGGCGCGCGTCTCAATGAGATCTCACGCAATGTCCGCGTCGATGATCAAACCATCGCTCAAATCGTGAAGCTGTCTATCGGTGATGCGGCTGAATATTATAAGACCATTAAAATTGGCGGTCATAAAGGCGAAGTTGCGGAAAAAATCTTTAAAGAGATCAATGAACGTCTAAACTTCCTCGTCAGTGTCGGACTTGATTATTTATCCCTCGCCCGCTCTGCTGAAACGCTATCGGGCGGTGAAGCACAGCGTATTCGTTTGGCTAGCCAAATCGGCGCAGGTCTGATGGGTGTGATGTATGTACTCGATGAACCATCGATTGGTTTACATCAACGTGATAATGATCGCTTGCTAAAAACCTTAACGCGCTTACGTGATTTGGGCAACACGGTACTGGTCGTTGAGCACGATGAAGATGCGATTCGTCAAGCGGATCATGTTATCGATATCGGAGTGGGCGCTGGCATACATGGTGGTCATATCATCGCTCAAGGTACGGTCGATGACATTATGGCAAACAAAGAATCGCTGACTGGACAATATATGTCTGGTAAGAAAAGAATTGAGATTCCAAGCATTCGCCATAAAGCCAAAACGATCGATATGGAAGTTAAAGGTAAAGCCAAGCCCAAACAAGTTCCTATGACCATTGAGCTAAAAGGTGCATCTGGCAATAACTTACACGATGTTGATTTGACCTTGCCAATAGGTATTATGACTTGTATCACGGGTGTTTCGGGTTCTGGTAAATCGACCTTGATTAACCGTACTTTAATGCCACTTGCCGCGACTCAGTTAAACAATGCTTCCACGCTCATCGCGGATAAGCATGACAGCATTAGCGGTCTTGAGCATTTGGATAAAATGGTCGATATCGATCAAAGCCCGATTGGTCGTACACCGCGCTCAAATCCAGCGACGTATACGGGCGTGTTTACCCCAGTACGTGAGATGTTTGCACAAACTCAAGAAGCACGCGCCCGTGGTTATAAAGCGGGTCGCTTTAGCTTCAATGTCAAAGGCGGACGCTGTGAGATGTGTCAAGGTGATGGTCTCATTAAAGTTGAGATGCATTTTTTACCGGATATGTATGTGCCGTGTGATACTTGTGAAGGCAAGCGTTATAACCGCGAGACCTTAGAGATTCACTATAAAGGTAAAACCATCGCCGACGTGCTTGATATGACAGTCGAAGATGCTACTGAGTTCTTCTCAGCGATACCAGCCATCTATCGTCGCCTGCAAGCACTCATGGATGTTGGTCTGAGCTATATTCGTTTGGGTCAGTCTGCACCGACGCTATCAGGTGGTGAAGCACAGCGTGTCAAACTGGCGCGTGAGCTTGCCAAACGCGATACCGGACAGACGCTTTATATCTTGGATGAGCCAACTACTGGTTTGCATTTCCATGATATCGATAAGCTGCTGCATATCTTGCATGCCTTACGTGATAAAGGTAATACTATCGTGGTCATCGAGCACAACTTGGACGTCATCAAAACGGCGGATTGGGTAATTGATTTAGGTCCTGAAGGCGGTAAAGGTGGCGGCATGATCATCGCTGAAGGTACGCCTGAGGAAGTGGCTGAAGTTGAAGAATCGTACACGGGTATATTCTTGAAGCCGATGCTTGAGCAAGCGATGAAAGAAGTAAGCTGA
- the ssb gene encoding single-stranded DNA-binding protein: MRGVNKVIIIGNLGADPEARQFNNGGSVTNISVATSEQWTDKQSGEKREATEWHRISLFNRLGEIAAQYLRKGSKVYIEGSLRTRKYQDPNGQDRYITEIRAEQMQMLDGSTGGSNDAGGGFGSNNQGGQSNQGGYGNQGGGFSNQGGQNDYGQQGGNQPAQQGGYNQGGSASQGGHQNSFNNQNAPAQQNQFNKPTQAPAQSKPTAMPDGPVDDDIPF, from the coding sequence ATGCGCGGTGTTAATAAAGTTATCATCATCGGTAACCTCGGTGCAGACCCTGAGGCACGTCAATTCAATAACGGCGGTAGCGTGACCAATATTTCGGTTGCGACATCAGAGCAGTGGACAGACAAGCAAAGCGGTGAGAAAAGAGAAGCAACGGAATGGCATCGCATTTCGTTGTTCAATCGCTTGGGCGAAATCGCTGCGCAGTATCTTCGTAAAGGCAGTAAGGTATATATCGAAGGCAGCTTACGTACCCGTAAATATCAAGATCCCAACGGACAAGACCGTTATATCACTGAAATTCGTGCTGAACAAATGCAAATGCTAGATGGCTCGACAGGTGGTAGTAATGATGCTGGTGGTGGCTTTGGTAGCAATAACCAAGGTGGTCAAAGCAACCAAGGTGGCTATGGTAATCAGGGCGGCGGATTTAGTAACCAAGGTGGCCAGAACGACTATGGTCAGCAAGGAGGCAATCAGCCCGCTCAACAAGGCGGTTATAATCAAGGCGGCAGTGCGTCACAGGGTGGTCATCAAAATAGCTTTAATAATCAGAATGCGCCCGCTCAGCAGAATCAATTTAATAAACCGACTCAAGCACCAGCGCAGTCGAAGCCTACAGCAATGCCAGATGGCCCTGTAGACGATGACATTCCGTTCTGA
- a CDS encoding H-NS family nucleoid-associated regulatory protein, whose translation MNKSNVIDLNSLNVDELRAITENAQQLIAQKQHQRLYDAYTQFEKIAEESNASIEEILQAGEKLEKKRSIKYRNTDNDEETWTGRGRKPTWLVEALAAGRRLEDFAI comes from the coding sequence ATGAACAAAAGTAATGTTATTGATTTAAACAGCTTAAATGTTGATGAGCTACGTGCTATTACTGAAAATGCGCAGCAGCTTATTGCTCAAAAGCAACACCAGCGCTTGTATGATGCTTATACGCAGTTTGAAAAAATCGCTGAAGAAAGCAATGCCAGTATCGAGGAGATTTTACAAGCGGGCGAAAAACTAGAAAAGAAGCGTAGCATTAAATACCGTAATACCGACAATGACGAAGAAACATGGACTGGTCGCGGACGTAAACCAACATGGTTGGTAGAGGCATTAGCCGCAGGTCGTCGTCTTGAAGATTTTGCTATTTAA